TTCGGCTTATTGTCTATTGGAACCGTTTGGACGTTTTCCTACGGCACCCGCGCAATGGTTTCTTCCAATGACAGGCCTGGTATCGGGTTTCGCGAATATACCTCCCGCGCAATGTCTTTCAGCGTGCAGTCACGCCGCCGCGCGAAGACGAACGCGTAGACCTCGCCCTCATCGCGGACGTCGCGAAGTTCCATCCGCAGCACGACAAACCCAAGCGGCTCGAGCGCTGCCCATGCATCGCCGGGCTGGCCGGTCCCGCTCAGTTCGCGCACGTCATCGCGGGATAGTCCGGCGACGAGCGTTCCGCCGGTTCGCAACATCGAGCGGGCATCCGCGAACGCCTCGCGCGTCATTCGACCGTCCACGTTGCTGACTGCGATGACAGTGTCGTACGCTTCCGCACTCTGGGGCCGTTGCGGTATCCATTCCGCGGTCGTTCCTTGGACTATGGGAAGGTAATTCTCGAGCGATCCGTGGCCGCGCAACAGCGGTTGCGCTCGAAACCGTTCCCAATCAATCTTGGACGAAACGACATCCAACAGCGTCTGAACGCGGTGCAAATAGGTGTGCTTCGCCAACACTTCATTTCGCGCAGCCGCGGCGACGCGTTGGCGCGCGTCTTCGGTTGCGATGTAGTGCCCGGCAAGGTGTTCGATATCGGTGTCGTCGTACGCGATGAGGTGTTCCCCATCGCGAAACAGATCGAGCAGTCCGTTTGCGTCGGCATCGCGGTTCGTCAACAGCGGCACGCCCATCGCCATCGCCTCGAACACGCGCATGTTTACGTCCTGCGCGACGGAGCTGTTGAACGCGAGCCGGCCCCGGCACACCGCGCGCGACATCGCCTCGCAGTCCAGCGCGGTGTCGACGAGCACGGAGTGGCGTTCGGCGAGCCGTTCCAGTCGCGCGATGCGTTGTGCGTGGAGCAGCCGCTCGGTGCTGCCAACGAACGAGATATCGTAGTCCTTGCGGCATTCGACGGGCCGGTGGGCGTCCGGGTCGCATGCCAACGGCAGCCAAAACGCGTGCGCACACCCCGCGTTCGCGAAGTGCGCGGCGAACTCGCGCTGCGCGGCGAATACAAAGTCGTAGGGCCGCGCGTGAATCATCTCTGCAAAGTCGTGCCACGTATCGACGCTGATATACGCGGTCGGGCACGCCAGCCAATCGATGTTTTCGATCGGGGGCACGCCGGACTGGATGGTTACGACAAGGTCAGGCCGCCAGCCTTGCGGCAACGCAGCCACCAACTCG
This portion of the Candidatus Hydrogenedentota bacterium genome encodes:
- a CDS encoding glycosyltransferase, with protein sequence MADARPRLRVCIVAKATPFIWVHHYVKAFRSLCDVVTVGSCLTPSDLAATGRSHLAHRVVPNDVDRDVHSVDELVAALPQGWRPDLVVTIQSGVPPIENIDWLACPTAYISVDTWHDFAEMIHARPYDFVFAAQREFAAHFANAGCAHAFWLPLACDPDAHRPVECRKDYDISFVGSTERLLHAQRIARLERLAERHSVLVDTALDCEAMSRAVCRGRLAFNSSVAQDVNMRVFEAMAMGVPLLTNRDADANGLLDLFRDGEHLIAYDDTDIEHLAGHYIATEDARQRVAAAARNEVLAKHTYLHRVQTLLDVVSSKIDWERFRAQPLLRGHGSLENYLPIVQGTTAEWIPQRPQSAEAYDTVIAVSNVDGRMTREAFADARSMLRTGGTLVAGLSRDDVRELSGTGQPGDAWAALEPLGFVVLRMELRDVRDEGEVYAFVFARRRDCTLKDIAREVYSRNPIPGLSLEETIARVP